The sequence below is a genomic window from Streptomyces sudanensis.
GGGCCGACCTCCGCCCGCTGGTCCTGCGCGGCAGCACCTTCGTCGGCGGTTCGCTGGCCACCACCACCGAGGTGGAGAACTACCCCGGCTTCCCCCGGGGCGTGCAGGGACCGGAGCTGATGGACGCCATGGCGGCCCAGGCGGAACGGTTCGGCGCCGAACTGGTCGACCTGGACGCGGTCGACGTCGACCTGGCGGGCGACGTCAAGAGGATCACCGACGGCTCGGGGCGCGAGCACCTGGCGCGGACCGTCGTCGTCGCCACCGGGTCGGGCTACCGCAAGCTCGGCCTGGACAAGGAGGACGAGCTGTCCGGCCGGGGCGTCTCCTGGTGCGCCACCTGCGACGGGTTCTTCTTCCGGGGCCACGACATCGCCGTGGTCGGCGGCGGCGACACCGCGCTGGAGGAGGCCACCTTCCTGAGTCGGTACGCCCGTTCGGTCACGGTGGTCCACCGGCGGGACACCCTGCGGGCCTCCAAGGCGATGCAGCGGCGGGCCTTCGCCGACCCGAGGATCTCCTTCGCCTTCGAACGCGAGGTGGTGGCCCTGCACGGCGACACCGGCACGGGCCTGACCGGCGTCACGCTCCGGGACACGGCCACCGGGGCGACGGAGGACCGGGCGGTGACGGGGCTGTTCGTCGCGATCGGCCACGACCCGCGCACCGAGCTCTTCGCCGGCCGGCTCGCCCTGGACGAGGCCGGGTACGTACGGGTGGACGCGCCGTCGACCCGCACCAGCGTGCCGGGGGTGTTCGCGGCGGGCGACGTCGTCGACCACGTCTACCGCCAGGCCGTCACCGCGGCCGGTACCGGATGCGCGGCGGCCCTGGACGCCGAGCGGTACCTGGCGAAGCTCCACGACAGGGAACTCAGTGGGGAGTTCTCCACTCCCTAGGCACCCCCCGCCTGGGAGGTCGTGGACGGGTGGGGGCCTTCGGGTCCGGCGGGTGCGGCGAGGGCCCCGCCGGACCCGGGNCCCCGCCTCCCGGCCCCCGCCGCGACATCCGGCGGGGGCCGGTCCGCACGCGCCGAGGACCGTCACCGGCCCTCGGCGTCCCCTCGCCGCAGATCACCGCGCACCGCCGCGAACCACCGGCGCCGGCGGCACCGGACCGGCGCCCCGCGGCGACCGGCGTACGGGGAAGCGGTCGTCAGACGGTGTTGGTCACGGTCCGGGGCGGTTCGTACGCCTCCGGCTCGTGCGCCGCCCGGGCGAGCACCGCCGGGCTCCTGTCCATCTCGCACCAGATGCGCTTGCCGCGCCCCTCCGGCTGCCAGCCCCACCGGTCGGCGAGTCCGTCGATCAACTCCAGTCCCCGGCCGTGGGTGTCGGCGCCGTCCGCCCTGCGCTGCTGCGGCGGGGAGGCGCTGTCGTCCGCCACCTCCACCCGGACGATGCCCGCGCCGGCGCCGCCCGGCCCGAACAGCAGCCGCAGCACGGCCGGACAGCCGGTGTGCACGACGGCGTTGGTCACGAGCTCCGAGATCAGGAGCACGAGGGTGTCGGCGAGCGGTTCGTCGGCGTCTATCCCCGAACCGGCCAGCCGCGACCTCGCCCACCTGCGGGCCCGCCCCACCTCCGCGGGATCCGGCCCGACCTCCAACTGAACCTGAAGCACCTGCACCGCTCACACCATCCGAACCGGCGGACACATCGCCTCGCGCCTCACAGCGAACCTTGGGCGCTCAGCATGGTTGACGTTCCGTCACCGAAACAAGCGCTTCGGGCATATTCCCGCGCGAAGGAGTACGGCTGGTGCATACTGTGCGACGCACTTTTCGCCCAGTCGAACGCGGACCCGCGACCGCCACGCCGCCGCCCGCACACGGCCGGTGCGGCCCCGCCGGCGATCCCGCCGCCCGTCGGCGGCCCCCTTGCGCGCCGCCGCCCCGCACACCCCGCGCCCCTCACCGAGCGTGACCGTCCGGCTGCCGGACGGNCGCGCNCGCCGCGTCGG
It includes:
- the trxB gene encoding thioredoxin-disulfide reductase, translated to MSGDIRDVVVIGSGPAGYTAALYTARADLRPLVLRGSTFVGGSLATTTEVENYPGFPRGVQGPELMDAMAAQAERFGAELVDLDAVDVDLAGDVKRITDGSGREHLARTVVVATGSGYRKLGLDKEDELSGRGVSWCATCDGFFFRGHDIAVVGGGDTALEEATFLSRYARSVTVVHRRDTLRASKAMQRRAFADPRISFAFEREVVALHGDTGTGLTGVTLRDTATGATEDRAVTGLFVAIGHDPRTELFAGRLALDEAGYVRVDAPSTRTSVPGVFAAGDVVDHVYRQAVTAAGTGCAAALDAERYLAKLHDRELSGEFSTP
- a CDS encoding ATP-binding protein; this translates as MQVLQVQLEVGPDPAEVGRARRWARSRLAGSGIDADEPLADTLVLLISELVTNAVVHTGCPAVLRLLFGPGGAGAGIVRVEVADDSASPPQQRRADGADTHGRGLELIDGLADRWGWQPEGRGKRIWCEMDRSPAVLARAAHEPEAYEPPRTVTNTV